The following are encoded in a window of Acidobacteriota bacterium genomic DNA:
- a CDS encoding MoaD/ThiS family protein: MTAAPPIRIFVPAPLRPYCGGAEELPLAAATVREALDVLGRTQPALYRNICDETGAVRRHLNVFVNTDHVRDLDGLDTRLRHGDVVTILPAVSGG; the protein is encoded by the coding sequence GTGACTGCCGCGCCGCCCATCAGGATCTTCGTCCCGGCTCCGCTCCGCCCGTACTGCGGCGGCGCGGAGGAGCTCCCTCTGGCGGCCGCGACCGTGCGGGAGGCGCTCGACGTCCTCGGACGCACCCAGCCCGCACTCTACCGGAACATCTGCGACGAGACGGGCGCGGTGCGGCGGCACCTCAACGTGTTCGTCAACACCGATCACGTACGCGACCTCGACGGGCTCGACACGAGGCTTCGGCACGGCGACGTGGTCACCATCCTTCCGGCCGTCTCAGGAGGCTGA
- a CDS encoding 2Fe-2S iron-sulfur cluster binding domain-containing protein has translation MAHEVIARLFRFNPGVDAKPRFETHRLPWREHMSVLELLRIIHEEQQPLSFDYSCRAATCGMCSMQVNGEPVLACVTPVPPGEITIEPLAGFRVIRDLIVDRDEVEHRLHGVMPWFSRIRPMTEPVAMPPAAYVRTAVLQLCKDCLCCHSACPVVASSGFQAFAGPFILTKIAMRYFDTRDDFGDQRLKTAVREGLFECISCGRCDDVCPRGRLVEVPGYPEGTIQHVRLFTEMKQHAEEKGWKP, from the coding sequence ATGGCGCACGAGGTCATCGCCAGGCTCTTCAGGTTCAACCCGGGCGTCGACGCGAAGCCGCGCTTCGAGACGCATCGGCTCCCGTGGCGCGAGCACATGTCCGTGCTCGAGCTCCTGAGGATCATCCACGAGGAGCAGCAGCCGCTGTCGTTCGACTACTCGTGCCGGGCCGCGACCTGCGGCATGTGCAGCATGCAGGTCAACGGCGAGCCGGTGCTGGCCTGCGTGACCCCGGTGCCCCCGGGTGAGATCACCATCGAGCCCCTGGCCGGCTTCCGCGTCATCAGGGATCTCATCGTCGATCGAGACGAGGTCGAGCACCGGCTGCACGGCGTGATGCCGTGGTTCTCCAGGATCCGGCCGATGACCGAGCCGGTGGCCATGCCGCCCGCGGCCTACGTGCGCACCGCCGTCCTGCAGCTCTGCAAGGACTGCCTCTGCTGCCACTCCGCCTGTCCCGTCGTCGCGTCGAGCGGGTTCCAGGCCTTCGCCGGTCCGTTCATCCTCACGAAGATCGCGATGCGCTACTTCGACACGCGCGACGACTTCGGCGACCAGCGACTGAAGACGGCCGTGCGCGAGGGCCTGTTCGAGTGCATCAGCTGCGGCCGGTGCGACGACGTGTGTCCTCGCGGCAGACTCGTAGAGGTACCGGGCTACCCGGAGGGGACGATTCAGCACGTCCGCCTCTTCACGGAGATGAAGCAGCACGCCGAGGAGAAGGGCTGGAAGCCCTGA
- a CDS encoding glycoside hydrolase, whose product MAERVLITIGTRKGVFVAEAAKPRRRFDLRGPFGDGVPVYATLIDTRGATPRLYASSCNPFFGNKLLRSTDIGKTFKETKAAPAFPSDDGRALANIWSIEPGSGKRELLCGVEPASLFRSRDGGDSWEMVPGISNHEHARHWQPGAGGLCLHTIIRDGRRVHLGISTGGHYLSEDGGETFAPANTGVGAGFVPDPYPEFGQCVHKIAGHPEAPGRLYMQNHGGWAEWSGPGGPRPDIGVLRSDDHGHTWRSIAKGLPSDFGFPIVVHPHDPDTVYVMPLEPATRTCPGGAPAVWRSENGGDAWRRLARGLPKKESYFTVLRDAMDIDPLTSPALYFGTTTGQLWIGREGGEQWDCLFDALPPIHNVKVAVV is encoded by the coding sequence ATGGCGGAACGAGTCCTGATCACCATCGGCACCAGGAAAGGCGTCTTCGTGGCCGAGGCCGCGAAGCCGCGCCGGCGCTTCGATCTGCGCGGCCCCTTCGGCGACGGTGTCCCCGTCTATGCGACGCTCATCGATACGCGGGGCGCGACGCCGCGGCTCTACGCGTCGAGCTGCAACCCGTTCTTCGGCAACAAGCTGCTCCGGTCGACCGACATCGGCAAGACGTTCAAGGAGACGAAGGCGGCGCCGGCCTTCCCCAGCGACGACGGGCGCGCGCTCGCCAACATCTGGTCGATCGAACCAGGAAGCGGCAAACGAGAACTGCTGTGCGGCGTCGAGCCGGCGTCGCTCTTCCGCAGCCGTGACGGCGGCGACTCGTGGGAGATGGTGCCTGGCATCAGCAACCACGAACACGCGCGTCACTGGCAGCCGGGTGCCGGCGGCCTCTGCCTCCACACGATCATCCGCGACGGCCGGCGCGTGCACCTCGGCATCTCGACGGGCGGCCACTACCTGAGCGAGGACGGCGGCGAGACGTTCGCGCCGGCCAACACGGGCGTCGGCGCGGGCTTCGTGCCCGACCCGTATCCCGAGTTCGGCCAGTGCGTGCACAAGATCGCGGGCCACCCCGAAGCGCCGGGCCGCCTCTACATGCAGAACCACGGCGGGTGGGCCGAGTGGTCGGGCCCCGGCGGGCCACGGCCCGACATCGGCGTCCTCCGCAGCGACGACCACGGTCACACGTGGCGCTCTATCGCCAAGGGGCTGCCCTCCGACTTCGGCTTCCCCATCGTCGTGCATCCGCACGACCCGGACACGGTGTACGTCATGCCGCTCGAGCCGGCGACGCGCACGTGCCCCGGCGGCGCGCCGGCGGTCTGGCGCAGCGAGAACGGCGGCGACGCGTGGCGCCGACTCGCGCGCGGGCTGCCGAAGAAGGAAAGCTACTTCACCGTCCTGCGCGATGCGATGGACATCGACCCGCTCACGTCACCTGCGCTCTACTTCGGCACGACGACGGGACAGCTCTGGATCGGGCGCGAAGGCGGAGAGCAGTGGGACTGCCTCTTCGATGCCCTGCCGCCGATCCACAACGTGAAAGTGGCGGTGGTCTGA